GGACGATATAGGCCAGCTCCGAGGGGTGCAGGCGCAGGTTCAGGGTGTGCAGCACCGCCCCGGCGGCGGGAATGCCGAAATAGGCCTCTAGGTGCTGGTACTGGTTCCACATCAGCGTGGCGACCCGGTCGCCGCGGCCGACGCCCAGCTCCTGAAGCGCCACGGCCAAGCGCCGCGCCCGCTCGGTGAACTCCCGGTAGGTGTAGCGGTGGAAGCTCTTGTCCGGCAGGCGGGTGACGATCTCGCGGGAGCCGAAGAGGGCCTCGGCCCGCCGAAAGATGGTCAGGAGGGTGAGGGGAAAGTCCATCATCAGTCCCTGCATGGGCCATCCTCCTCTCGCAGGTGGCCGGCCCGGGCCCCCAGCGCCGGGGCCGGCGGGTGGTGGGTGCCGGCGGGGCAGCGCCGGCTACCGCGGGGATACCGCCTGATACGGCAACGCCTTGCGTCCGCAGCTGCAGCCCCTTCCCGGCATCACCTCCCTGCGGGTGCCTCCCGCCTCGCCACCGCCCGCACGGCGGCGATGGGCAGGTCCCGGGAGCGCGCCCAGGCCTCCCATTCCTCCGCCGTCCGGCGGCGGAAGGCGGCGGCCAGGCGAGCCTCCACCTCCATGGGCAGGGCCGCGCCGCTCGAGGCGTCCTGTAGCAGCCCACCTCGGGCGCCGGGGGTGGGAAAGGGCGTGTCCCAGGTGGGCGTGTCCCAGGTGCCTTGTGGGTCCCCTGGTGGGGCCGTGCTTTCCTCCGGCGGAGGGTCGCTGCCGGTGCCCTGGCCGGTGTCTTCCAGCAGCTCGCCGTCTTCCAGCAGCTCGGCCAGCAGCCGCTGGGCGAAGTGGGGCTCCAGGGCCGCCACGGCCACCCAGCCTTCCCGGGCAGGGTAGCACCGGTAGAAGGGCAGGCCGCCTCCCAGCAGGCCACCGGGGGCAGTCAGCCCGTGCCGCAGGGGCTCGGCCAGGGCGGAAGCCGCCTCGGCCAGGCTGACCTCGACCGGGTGGAGGGGGAGGCCCCGCTGCCGCGCCAGCAGGAGGGCCAGGGCGGCGGCCACCGCCCGTTCGGCCCCGGCCAGGTCGGCCAGCAGGGTGCGGGGCAGGGCCGGCGGGTCGAGCAGGCCCGCCTCCGCCAGGTAGGTCAGATCGTGGCCGGGTTCTTCCTGCCGGGGCGCGGGGTAGCCCACGATGGCCACGTGGGCCAGGTGCGGGAAGCGCCGGCCCAGTTCGGCGGGTGAAAGCCCGAGCCGGGTCAGGGCCGACGGGCGCTGGGCGGTCAGGAGCAGGTCCGCCCCGGCCAGCAGGCGGTACAGCTCCTCCCGCCCTGCCGCCGACTTCAGGTCCAGGCGGCGCACCTCCTGCCCCGCGGTCAGGGACCGGTACCAGGCGGGGGCAGCCGTGGCCAGCGGATCGCCACCAGGCGGTTCGACTTTGCAAACCGTTGCGCCCAGGGCTTGAAGCCGGGCCGCGGCCACCGGCCCCGGTACGTTGACGGCCAAGTTGACCACCCGGCAACCCTGCAGGGGAGCCAGGGACAGGGGCGGCGCGGGGGAGGGGCGGGCATGGGCGGGCACGGCCTTCACCCCGATTCGTCGCCAGGAATGGTGGTGGACACGGAATTCGCCGCGCCGGCCTGCCATCCTGCCGGATGGTGCCGAACCTCCGGTCGAACCCGAACCCGGCCTTACCAGGCCGGTCCCGGGATCAGCTGCGGCGGGCCGGTGGCGCGTCCCCGGCCGGGGCGTCGCCCGCCAGGGCCCGGTAGAGCAAGGGCAGCGAGAGGTCGTAGCGGTGGGCGATGCTGAAGTGGCCGCCGTCGAACTCGTCGTAGGCGTGGGCGATGCCCAGGTCCTCCAGCGCCCGGTGCAGCTGCCGCGCGCCCCAGAGCAGGTTGAACTCGTCCTGGCGCCCGCAGTCGATGTAGACCAGCCGCAGGCGGCGGAGGGCGCCGGCGACCCGGGGCGCCAGGCGGACGGGGTCCAGAGCCAGCCACCGTTCCCAGACGGCGGGGCGCAGGGCGCCGGTTTCCAGGTCCACCGGCAGGGCGATGCCGTGGGGTTCCGCGGGGTCGGGCGAGTAGCAGGCCGCCATGGCCAGGATGTTCAGGGACGCCTGCCAGGTACGGTTGAGGGACCGGCCCTGGGCCCGCAGCTGGCGGTAGGCGTCCAGGTAGGCATCGAGGCCGCCCAGCTGGCGCACATGGTCGAGGAACTTGGGGAAATCGGGGAGGTAGCAGTACTCGAACGCCATGTCCCCCGAGTGGCAGGCGAAGGCCTGGAAGACCTCCGGGTGCCGCGCGGCCTGGATGAAGGACCCGTACCCGCCCGACGATTTGCCCGCCAGGCCGTGGGCCGACACGGCATAGTGCCGCTCCACCAGGGGGACCAGCTCCCGGACCAGGTAGTCTTCGTAAGGGCCGACGGCGGGGGAGTTCAGGTACTGGCTGCCGCCCAGGTAGGTGAAGCAGTCGGGCAGGGCAAAGAGGGCGGGCCCGATGCGGCCCTCGGCGTAGAGGCGCCCCAGCCGCTCCGGCAGGGTCTCCTCCCAGGGGTTGAAGTTGAGCTGGCTCGGACCCGTTCCCCCGAAGCCGGAGAGCACCCAGATGCAGGGCACCGGCCGGTCCGGCAACCCATCGGGAGGAACCAGCACCCACAGGGAGCGCTCGGCCGGGTCCCCCCAGGGGTTGCCCGCCAGCAGCCGACTGCGGTGGCGGTGTTCCACGGCCTGGAAGGGCGGGTGGTGAGGACGGTGCACGATGGGATCACCTCGTCGCAGCAATCTGGGTTGAAGCAGTCCGGGTGCGGGGCCGCCTTGGGCCCGGCCCCCGGGCCCCCGGTGTGGTACCTTCTAAGATAGCCCGATACCGGGATGTTTCTGGACGGCGGGCTTGCTTCCTGGCCGCGGGCAGGGCGCCGGGCGCCGGGCTGGACCCAGGGCATGGGGGAAGCCGCTTGGGCCGCGGTCCGGGCCGCATCGGCCCGCACCTGCAGGTCCTAGGACCGCGGGGCCGTCCGCGGCCCGGCCCGCCCCATCCCGGTTGCCTGGAGGGTGGCCGTTGCTGCAAGGATACCTGGCCGGCATTCGCCGGCTGACCCTGCGCCAGGTCCCCGTGCCCGAGCCGGGGCCGGGGGAAGTGGTGGTCAAGATCCGGTGCGCACTGACGTGCGGCACCGACCTGAAGACCTTTCGCCGGGGCCACGCGCGCCTGCCCGTTCCGGGTCCCTTCGGCCATGAAGCGGCCGGGGTCGTCCATGCCGTCGGCGAAGGGGTGGAACGCTTCCGGCCGGGCGACGCGGTGATGTGGGTGCCCACGGCACCGTGCGGCCAGTGCCCGCCCTGCCGGCGGGGCCAAGAGAACCTGTGCCGGCACCTCTTCGATCCCGAGCGCATGGCCCTGGGGGCGTATGCCGAGTTCATCCGCCTGCCGGCCCCCATCGTGGCCCGGCACCTGTTTGCCAAGCCCGGCCACCTGTCTTTCGAGCAGGCCGCCTTTCTCGAGCCCCTGAGCTGTGTGGTGCGGGGCTGGCGGCGGCTGGGCCGGCCCGAAGAAGTGGTGGTCATCGGCACCGGCACCATCGGGCTCTTGCACGTCATGGTGGCGCGGGCGTTGCAGGTACCCCGCATCGTGGCCGTGGGGCGGCGGCCGGCGGGGCTGGAACTGGCCCGGCAGGCGGGGGCCACTGAAACCCTGGCGGCGGATGCCCAGGAAGCCCTGCCCCGGGTTCGCGCCCTGTTCGGCGGTGAGGGGCCGGCGGCGGTCATCGAGGCCACCGGCCGGGCGGAAAGCTGGCAGGCGGCCGCCCAGTGGGTCCGGCCGGGCGGGCGGGTGCTGCTCTTCGGCGGCCTGGCCGGCGGCACCTGGGTACACTTTGAAGCCTTCCGGCTCCATTACGAAGAGGTCGACCTCATCGGTTCCTTCCACTACACCCCCGCCGACGTGCGGGAGTCCTACGATCTCTTGGCCCGCGGCCGGCTGCCGGTGGCGATGCTGATCACCCACCGGCGGCCCCTGGCCGAGCTGCCGGAGGTCTTCCAGGCCCTGGACCGGGGGGAGGCGATCAAGGTCGCCCTCTACCCGGAGGGTACCGTGCCGGCCGGGCCGGGTCAGGGTTCGTCATCGCAAACCCTGGCCTGAGCCCCGGGAAGAGCGGAAGCCGGAGCCCCGGCGCCCGCCGGGTGCCGGGGCAGGAGGGGAGGCTGGGCATGGCCGAAGGGGTGACCGGTCCGGCGACGGGGGCGCCGGTTCTTCCGGAGGCGATGCAGGTGGCCCTTCTCGACGGGCAGGGGCAGGTCCGGGTGGCCCGGCGGCCCGTGCCGCAGCCCGGTCCGGGTGAAGCCCTGGTCCGGCTGCGGGCCTGCGGCATCTGCTCCAGCGACCTGCTGGACTGGTACGTGGCGGGGAAAGCCCGGGAGGGACCCTTCGTCTTCGGTCACGAGCCGGCGGGCGAGATCGTGGCCTTCGGGCCGGGCGCGGTGCCGCCGCCCGGGGTGGATGTGGGCAGCCGGGTCTTCGTCCACCACCATGCACCCTGCATGGCGTGCGCCGCCTGCCGGCGGGGCGATTACGTCCACTGCCCCCTCTGGCGCCAGCCGGGCCTGCGGCCGGGCGGCATGGCGGAGTACGCCGTCATCGCACCCCAGGTGCTCCGGCACGACACCCTGCCCCTGCCGGAGGGCGCGGGATGGGAGGTGGGGGTCCTGGTCGAACCGGTGGCCTGTGCGGTCCATGCCCTGCAGCGGGCCGGCCTGGAACCGGGGCAGCGGGTGATGGTGATCGGCGCCGGGTTCATGGGCCAGGTGCTGGGGCTGGTGGCCCGGGCCTGGGGCGCGGCCGAGCGGGCCGTGGTCGACCGGGTGCCGGGCCGGCTGGCCTGGGCGGCCCGGCGCTGGGCGACCCTGGTCCTCGACACCCGGGCCGGGACCCAGGCCGAGCCGGCGGAGCCGCCGGGCGGTCCGGTGCCGTGGGTCCGGGTGGCCTCCGGCCCCGAGGAGGTGGCGCGCTGCCTGGCCGAGCGCTGGGGCGAGGGCGCCGACCTGGTCCTGGTCTCGCCGGCGGGGGAGGAGCCCCTGCGGCTGGGCATCGCCTGCGCCCGGCCCGGCGGCACCGTGGTGATGTTCGCCCCCACGGCCCCGGGTCACGATCCGTCCATTCCGGGGTATGACATCTTCTTCCGGGAGATCCGGCTGGTCCCCAGCTACTCGGCGGGGCCGCCCGACACCCGGGCGGCGCTGGACCTGCTGGCCTCCGGCCGGGTTCCGGCGCGAGAGCTGGTCACCCACCGCTACCCCCTGGCCGAGGTGGCCACGGCCTACCGCCAGGTCAAGGACCCCGGCGCCTTGAAGGTCCTGGTCGAGCTGTGACACGGCCCGGGGAGGCGGCCGCGGAGGAGGTTGCCCGATGGAAGCGACGTCCAATCGTCCCCTGACGGCGGAGGAGTTCGGGCGGCTGCGGGTGCGCCGGTTCGACCCCGCCACCTTCCGCTGGGAGGGCATTCCCGACCAGGTCTACCAGGGTCCGGAGGAACCGGCCCCCCGGTTCCGCGACGTGATCCGCCGCACCCTGGTGCCCGGCGGGGCCACCCCGGCCGCCTTCGAGGTGCGGTACTTCGAGGTGGGCCCCGGGGGTTACTCGCGCTTTGAGCTTCACCAGCACATCCACGCAGTGCTGGTGCTGCGGGGCGAAGGGGAGGTCCAGGTGGGGGGCGAGGTCTATCGGGTCCGCCCCTTCGACCTGGTCTACATCCCTCCGGAGACGCCCCACCAGTTCCGGCACCGGGGGGCCCCGGGCGACGAGCCCTTCGGGTTCCTCTGCGTGGTCGACGCCCAGCGGGACCGTCCCCGGCCGCTGGATTGACGGGGCCTGGCCCTGGGCCGGCTCACGGCCGGCGGGGTGGCCGCATTCACCGGAAGGGTTTCAGGGAGCCGGGCTCCCGCCCGGTGGCGAAGGAGGGCACAGCCCGCCGGGTGCCGCCGGCCCGGGGAGGAACGGGGACACCCGCGGCGGGCGCGCCCGGCGCCCCAGGCGGGTAGGAGGCCGCCCCGGCCGCCAGCCCCGGCCTGCCGGCGCCGGGCGGGAGGGTGGCGGCTCCCGGCAGCCCCGGCCCCACCCCCGGTGCTGGGGGGGCCACTGGCGCCTGGGGGACCGCCGGCGGCTGGAAGATCGTACCCGCTCCGGCCAGTGGCCTAGGCGATTGCGCGGTGATCGCGCTGCCCATGGGGCGCCGGGGGAGGAACCGGTACCCCGCGCGGGCGCCGGGGGGAAGGGCCGACGGCGGCAGCCCCGCCAGATCCTGGGGCGCCGGCCGGGGACGGAAGACCGCCGCCCGGGCCGGCGCGCCGGCCCGGGCCGTGGCCGGCCCGTCCCGCACCGGGTCCGTACCGGTTGCGTCTTGCCGCTCGGGGGGTGCCGGCTCCGGGCCCGCAGGTTCGGCCCCACCGGGCCGTTCCGCAGCCGGGGGCACGGGATGCCCCGCGGCGACCGGGTGACCCGGTGCCGCGTGGGGGTCGTGCTCCTGGCCCGGCGCCGTGGCGGTTCCGGTGGGAGGGCCCGCCGGTTTGGGTTCCCTGAGACTGTCTTCCCCCTCGGCAGGCGCGCCGGGCCAGGCGTCCCAGCCCTGACTGCGGCCGCCGGCTCTGCCGGAATGGCCCGCCTCGGCCTCCTGGCCGGGCGCAGGCGAGCTCCCGCCCTCGCCGCCGGTGGCCATGCCGGTTCCTCCGCCACCGGGGCCTTCCCCGCTTCCCGGGCCGTTGCCGTTGGAACCTGGCGGAGAGAGGCTCGGCGTGGCGCCGCCGCCTTCGGTAGGGGCGCCCTCGGTGGTGCCGCCCTCGGCGGTGGCGTGGCCCGCCGGGCCGCCGGGGTTCCCGGTGCGGGTCGGGCCGGCTTCCGGGCGTCCGGGGGCGAGCCGGGCCCAGGGCACCACGGGCTGCCGCGGCCCGCCGTAGAAGGCAACCAGCCCGGCGTAGAGAGCGGCCGCGATCACCTGGGCCGGCCAGCCCGCAGGCAGGGTCAGGCTGGCGGCCAGGGGAGCGACCAGGACGACCCCCCCGGCGGCCGGACCGGATCCCTTCGCTCCTGCCGTGCACCCCGGGCCGGCCGGTTCGTCCGGGCCGGACCTCGCGGTCCGGGCGGCAAGGGGTTCCGGCACGCCTCCGGCGGGGGGGTACACCAGGAACAGCAGCTTTTGCCGCGGCCAGGCCCGCTGGTGCACGGGCATGCAGCCGGCCTCCAACAGGCTCCGGGCCAGGTGTCGGCCCAGCCCCCAGGCCCGCCAGGGCCGGCGACCGGCGGTGGCGACCCGGCCGCGCAGGGAAACGGCGTCAAGGTGGATGTGGAGCACGACGTCGGCCGTCAGGCGGGTGAAGGCCGGTGCGGCGGCGGACGAACCGGCGCTGCCGCTCCCGGCGGCCTCGCCGGAGCCCGCAGGGGTACCGGAGGGGCTGCCGGTGCCCGCAGCCGGGTCGGGAGGGGCCGCGCCGGCCGCCGTGGCCGGCGCGGCCTGAGGGACGCGGACCTGCTGTGCCCCGCCCGCAGGCACCTGGACCACTGTTACCCCTGCCCGCTGGAGGATGGTGGCGAGTTCCGCGGCCAGCCTTTCCGCCGCACCCTCGGGATGCGGGGCAGCAGGGCCGGGCCCGCCGCGTTGCCCCGCCGGCGGAGCGGTGCGGGGGCCGGGTTCGTCCGCCGTCACCTGCAGGATCACCGTCCGCCCGTGCAGGGCCGAGTCGACCGCCGCGTAAGCAGGCCCATCCCCGCCGCCGCCCACCCAGACCCGGTGCCCCAGGCGTTCCAGCACGGTCACCCAGCCCGGGATGCCTGCGGTGTCGTCCACGTCGACCAGCCAGCGGTGGCGGACCAGCACCTGCATGGCGACCCCTCCTCCGGTCGGTGTCAGCATACGCACGGCCCGGAGGCGGGGTTCAGGGGGAAAGGGAGCGGCTTTGCCCAGGGCCCGGTTGGCAGGCCTCAGGCCTCCTGGCGGGCGCCGTTCAGCACGCCACCCAGAACACCGCCGTAGACCAGGTGGGCCAGGGCGGCCACCAGGGCGCTGCGGGCCCCGGAAAAGCCCGTGCCCAGGAAGCCGGGCGACGGAGCTGCACCGACGGCGGACAGCAGGGGCAGGATGAGCAGGGCCCCTGCGACCCAGACGGCGAGCCCAAAGGCCATGCCGGTCACCGCATTGCCGGCGGGCGCAACGGCGCGGTACACGAAGGCCCAGAGGACAGCGGCCACCAGGAGGGCCGCCAGGCCGCCGATGGACATGGCGGCCTGGGCCGTGATCCGGCCGTCGCCCATGCCCAGGCCGTCGGCGACAAAGCGGCTGAAGGCTCCGCGCTGGGTGCCCAGGATGGGCTGCAGCACGTAGACCGTCGCGATCTGCACCAGCCCGGCGACCAGTCCGGCGGTCACGACGCGGGCGGTGGCCACCTTTCGCACCGGTGCCACGGCCATC
This is a stretch of genomic DNA from Thermaerobacter sp. PB12/4term. It encodes these proteins:
- a CDS encoding cupin domain-containing protein codes for the protein MEATSNRPLTAEEFGRLRVRRFDPATFRWEGIPDQVYQGPEEPAPRFRDVIRRTLVPGGATPAAFEVRYFEVGPGGYSRFELHQHIHAVLVLRGEGEVQVGGEVYRVRPFDLVYIPPETPHQFRHRGAPGDEPFGFLCVVDAQRDRPRPLD
- a CDS encoding zinc-binding dehydrogenase → MLQGYLAGIRRLTLRQVPVPEPGPGEVVVKIRCALTCGTDLKTFRRGHARLPVPGPFGHEAAGVVHAVGEGVERFRPGDAVMWVPTAPCGQCPPCRRGQENLCRHLFDPERMALGAYAEFIRLPAPIVARHLFAKPGHLSFEQAAFLEPLSCVVRGWRRLGRPEEVVVIGTGTIGLLHVMVARALQVPRIVAVGRRPAGLELARQAGATETLAADAQEALPRVRALFGGEGPAAVIEATGRAESWQAAAQWVRPGGRVLLFGGLAGGTWVHFEAFRLHYEEVDLIGSFHYTPADVRESYDLLARGRLPVAMLITHRRPLAELPEVFQALDRGEAIKVALYPEGTVPAGPGQGSSSQTLA
- a CDS encoding CoA transferase; its protein translation is MKAVPAHARPSPAPPLSLAPLQGCRVVNLAVNVPGPVAAARLQALGATVCKVEPPGGDPLATAAPAWYRSLTAGQEVRRLDLKSAAGREELYRLLAGADLLLTAQRPSALTRLGLSPAELGRRFPHLAHVAIVGYPAPRQEEPGHDLTYLAEAGLLDPPALPRTLLADLAGAERAVAAALALLLARQRGLPLHPVEVSLAEAASALAEPLRHGLTAPGGLLGGGLPFYRCYPAREGWVAVAALEPHFAQRLLAELLEDGELLEDTGQGTGSDPPPEESTAPPGDPQGTWDTPTWDTPFPTPGARGGLLQDASSGAALPMEVEARLAAAFRRRTAEEWEAWARSRDLPIAAVRAVARREAPAGR
- a CDS encoding alcohol dehydrogenase catalytic domain-containing protein, which codes for MAEGVTGPATGAPVLPEAMQVALLDGQGQVRVARRPVPQPGPGEALVRLRACGICSSDLLDWYVAGKAREGPFVFGHEPAGEIVAFGPGAVPPPGVDVGSRVFVHHHAPCMACAACRRGDYVHCPLWRQPGLRPGGMAEYAVIAPQVLRHDTLPLPEGAGWEVGVLVEPVACAVHALQRAGLEPGQRVMVIGAGFMGQVLGLVARAWGAAERAVVDRVPGRLAWAARRWATLVLDTRAGTQAEPAEPPGGPVPWVRVASGPEEVARCLAERWGEGADLVLVSPAGEEPLRLGIACARPGGTVVMFAPTAPGHDPSIPGYDIFFREIRLVPSYSAGPPDTRAALDLLASGRVPARELVTHRYPLAEVATAYRQVKDPGALKVLVEL
- a CDS encoding alpha/beta hydrolase family protein, translating into MHRPHHPPFQAVEHRHRSRLLAGNPWGDPAERSLWVLVPPDGLPDRPVPCIWVLSGFGGTGPSQLNFNPWEETLPERLGRLYAEGRIGPALFALPDCFTYLGGSQYLNSPAVGPYEDYLVRELVPLVERHYAVSAHGLAGKSSGGYGSFIQAARHPEVFQAFACHSGDMAFEYCYLPDFPKFLDHVRQLGGLDAYLDAYRQLRAQGRSLNRTWQASLNILAMAACYSPDPAEPHGIALPVDLETGALRPAVWERWLALDPVRLAPRVAGALRRLRLVYIDCGRQDEFNLLWGARQLHRALEDLGIAHAYDEFDGGHFSIAHRYDLSLPLLYRALAGDAPAGDAPPARRS